A genomic window from Thermogemmata fonticola includes:
- a CDS encoding leucine-rich repeat domain-containing protein, which yields LQVAEMNNRWGWEDKKYWPERERALWQQHRDEWLEGLPKWSWCLWGGLVEGVAVRTPKLWRVARQQIDVRRVSCDFRDFDTLLKNLELLAGVVYLAVAGSQLGVARLRALVQSPFIQHVAVLNLMSQRIGMEGVLALALSPYLQNLTELILGWNGLGDGGVEVLAHFPSLEHLTTLNLWWNGIGDAGAEALARASSFPRLSRLWLGFNRIGAAGAEALAESPHLQNLTLLDLGINQIGAAGAQALARSSHFQKLTYLSLNGNQIDDAGAVALAQSPHFPALARLFLGGNQIGEAGAKALAQSPYLQNLTELELEGNPIGEGGREALQQSPYLRRCRVRL from the coding sequence TTGCAGGTGGCTGAGATGAATAACCGTTGGGGGTGGGAGGACAAGAAGTACTGGCCGGAGCGGGAGCGGGCATTGTGGCAGCAGCATCGGGATGAGTGGCTAGAGGGCTTGCCGAAGTGGAGTTGGTGCCTATGGGGCGGCCTGGTGGAAGGGGTGGCAGTGCGAACTCCCAAGTTGTGGCGTGTGGCCCGGCAGCAGATCGACGTGCGGCGGGTGAGCTGTGATTTTCGGGATTTTGACACGCTGCTGAAGAATCTGGAGTTGCTGGCGGGGGTGGTGTACTTGGCGGTGGCGGGGAGCCAACTCGGAGTCGCGAGGCTGCGTGCGTTGGTGCAGTCGCCTTTCATTCAACATGTGGCGGTGCTGAATTTGATGTCCCAACGGATCGGGATGGAGGGGGTCTTAGCGTTGGCACTGTCCCCCTACTTGCAGAACCTGACGGAGCTGATTCTGGGCTGGAACGGCCTGGGGGATGGGGGCGTCGAGGTGTTGGCGCACTTTCCTTCCCTGGAGCACCTCACGACGCTCAACCTGTGGTGGAACGGGATCGGGGATGCGGGGGCGGAGGCGTTGGCGCGAGCCTCCAGTTTTCCACGCCTGAGCCGGCTGTGGCTGGGCTTCAACCGGATCGGTGCGGCAGGGGCCGAAGCTCTGGCCGAGTCTCCTCATCTTCAGAACTTGACACTGCTGGACCTGGGGATCAACCAGATCGGTGCGGCGGGGGCGCAAGCGTTGGCCCGGTCGTCTCACTTTCAGAAGTTGACCTATCTCTCGCTCAACGGCAACCAGATCGACGATGCGGGGGCGGTGGCCCTGGCGCAGTCTCCTCATTTCCCGGCTCTGGCGCGGCTTTTTCTCGGCGGTAACCAGATTGGCGAGGCGGGGGCGAAGGCGTTGGCGCAGTCGCCGTATCTTCAGAACCTCACGGAGTTGGAGCTGGAGGGCAACCCGATCGGCGAGGGGGGACGAGAGGCGTTGCAGCAGTCGCCGTATTTGCGGCGGTGCCGGGTGCGGCTGTGA